From Streptomyces chrestomyceticus JCM 4735, one genomic window encodes:
- a CDS encoding Crp/Fnr family transcriptional regulator has translation MDDVLRRAPLFAALDDEQAAELRASMGEVTLARGDALFHEGDPGDRLYVVTEGKVKLHRTSPDGRENMLAVLGPGELIGELSLFDPGPRTATATALTEVKLLGLGHGDLQPWLNARPEVATALLRAVARRLRKTNDQMSDLVFSDVPGRVARALLDLSRRFGVQSEEGIHVVHDLTQEELAQLVGASRETVNKALADFAGRGWLRLEARAVILLDVERLAKRSR, from the coding sequence GTGGACGACGTTCTGCGGCGCGCACCGCTCTTCGCGGCGCTCGACGATGAGCAGGCGGCCGAGCTGCGCGCCTCGATGGGAGAGGTCACGCTCGCCCGCGGCGACGCCCTGTTCCACGAAGGGGACCCGGGCGACCGCCTGTACGTGGTCACCGAGGGCAAGGTGAAGCTGCACCGCACCTCCCCGGACGGACGGGAGAACATGCTCGCGGTGCTCGGCCCCGGTGAGCTGATCGGCGAGCTCTCCCTGTTCGACCCGGGCCCGCGTACCGCCACCGCCACCGCACTGACCGAGGTCAAACTGCTGGGCCTGGGCCACGGCGACCTGCAGCCCTGGCTCAACGCCCGCCCGGAGGTCGCCACGGCGCTGCTGCGCGCCGTCGCGCGCCGCCTGCGCAAGACCAACGACCAGATGTCCGACCTGGTCTTCTCCGACGTGCCGGGCCGCGTGGCCCGCGCGCTCCTGGACCTGTCGCGCCGCTTCGGCGTGCAGTCCGAGGAGGGCATCCACGTCGTGCACGACCTCACGCAGGAGGAGCTGGCCCAGCTCGTCGGCGCCTCGCGCGAGACGGTCAACAAGGCCCTCGCGGACTTCGCGGGCCGCGGCTGGCTGCGCCTGGAGGCGCGCGCGGTGATCCTGCTGGACGTGGAGCGCCTGGCGAAGCGCTCGCGCTGA
- a CDS encoding agmatine deiminase family protein: MRMPAEWEPHDGIYLAWPPSGSLWGDLAPAVQRDIARLARTLAEYEPVVLLAGPEEEVRARRACGTSVGIVPVPVDDLWIRDTGPVFVTRPDAPEGAAARMGVDFHFNGWGGKQRHPNDALVARNLLRHEGIPRVDAALTAEGGSFEVDGEGTLLAAESSLVNPNRNPGSTRAGIERELRRVLGVSRVIWVDGVRGEDVTDCHIDGLARFAAPGVVLLNRPWHGDGPDVWTRAYEQARGVLAEARDARGRRLEIVEIAEPDPYAIGERGPEFLTSYLNHVVANGVVVLPRFGDRRADDRAAGVLRDLHPGRDIRQIPIDAAGEGGGGIHCATQQRPRVP, encoded by the coding sequence ATGCGCATGCCTGCCGAATGGGAGCCGCACGACGGCATATATCTCGCGTGGCCGCCCTCGGGCTCCCTCTGGGGCGACCTGGCGCCCGCCGTGCAGCGCGACATCGCGCGGCTGGCACGCACCCTCGCCGAGTACGAGCCGGTCGTCCTGCTGGCCGGCCCCGAGGAGGAGGTACGGGCCCGCCGGGCCTGCGGTACGTCGGTCGGGATCGTGCCGGTGCCGGTCGACGACCTGTGGATACGGGACACCGGGCCGGTCTTCGTGACCCGGCCGGACGCGCCGGAGGGCGCCGCCGCCCGGATGGGCGTCGACTTCCACTTCAACGGCTGGGGCGGCAAGCAGCGCCACCCGAACGACGCGCTCGTCGCCCGGAACCTGCTGCGCCACGAGGGCATCCCCCGGGTCGACGCCGCCCTCACGGCCGAGGGCGGCTCCTTCGAGGTGGACGGCGAAGGCACGCTGCTCGCCGCCGAGAGTTCCCTGGTCAACCCCAACCGCAACCCCGGCAGCACCCGGGCGGGGATCGAGCGCGAGCTGCGCCGCGTGCTGGGCGTCTCCCGGGTGATCTGGGTCGACGGCGTACGGGGCGAAGACGTCACGGACTGCCACATCGACGGTCTCGCGCGCTTCGCGGCACCCGGTGTCGTGCTGCTGAACCGTCCTTGGCACGGGGACGGCCCGGATGTCTGGACCCGGGCGTACGAGCAGGCCCGCGGCGTCCTGGCGGAGGCCCGCGACGCCCGGGGCAGGCGCCTGGAGATCGTCGAGATCGCGGAGCCCGACCCGTACGCCATCGGGGAGCGCGGCCCGGAGTTCCTCACCTCGTACCTGAACCACGTCGTGGCGAACGGCGTGGTGGTCCTGCCGCGGTTCGGTGACCGCCGGGCCGACGACCGGGCGGCCGGGGTGCTGCGCGACCTGCACCCGGGCCGCGACATCCGGCAGATCCCGATCGACGCGGCCGGTGAGGGCGGGGGCGGCATCCACTGCGCCACGCAGCAGCGGCCGAGGGTGCCGTAG
- a CDS encoding TetR/AcrR family transcriptional regulator codes for MSERRLQILEAATRTIARSGVRGLRVEEIAAAAGVSTGLIYYHFGGRAELLRRTLDFIGERAERCTAPDPETVRTAGPRAQLEEMLLRELQGTPELVENSTAWGEFQSSAVFDPGLREQLREATRQWTDDVADLVREAQAAGTADRNVPAADAAERLTALVEGLSTRWLSGSVPLERARELLRGGIERELGPAAETD; via the coding sequence GTGTCCGAGCGCCGACTGCAGATCCTGGAAGCCGCGACCCGCACCATCGCGCGGAGCGGCGTACGCGGCCTGCGGGTGGAGGAGATCGCGGCCGCGGCCGGCGTCTCCACCGGGCTGATCTACTACCACTTCGGCGGCCGGGCCGAGCTGCTCCGCCGCACCCTGGACTTCATCGGCGAACGCGCCGAACGCTGCACGGCGCCGGACCCGGAGACCGTCCGCACGGCGGGCCCGCGCGCGCAGTTGGAGGAGATGCTGCTGCGCGAGCTCCAGGGCACCCCGGAGCTGGTGGAGAACAGCACCGCCTGGGGCGAGTTCCAGTCCAGCGCCGTCTTCGACCCCGGACTGCGGGAGCAACTGCGCGAGGCGACCCGGCAGTGGACGGACGACGTGGCCGACCTCGTACGGGAGGCGCAGGCCGCCGGTACGGCCGACCGGAACGTCCCGGCGGCCGACGCCGCCGAGCGGCTGACCGCGCTGGTGGAAGGGCTCAGCACGCGCTGGCTCAGCGGCTCGGTCCCCTTGGAGCGCGCCCGCGAGCTGTTGCGCGGCGGCATCGAACGCGAACTGGGCCCGGCGGCGGAAACGGACTGA
- a CDS encoding MBL fold metallo-hydrolase: MTYAAALPGRPRAGDIAGPATDRARCVLAPNPSPMTLDGTNTWIVAEPDADVAVVIDPGPLDETHLKAVVDAAEQAGKRVALTLLTHGHPDHAEGAERFAELTGSPVRALDPALRLGDEGLAAGDVITTGGLELRVVPTPGHTADSLSFHLPADAAVLTGDTILGRGTTVVAHPDGRLGDYLDSLRRLRSLTVDDGVTTVLPGHGPVLSDAQGAIEFYLAHRANRLAQVETAVEAGYRTPSEVVASVYADVDRMLWPAAELSVRAQLDCLGEHGLIEG, from the coding sequence ATGACGTACGCAGCCGCCCTGCCCGGCCGGCCCCGCGCCGGGGACATCGCCGGACCCGCCACCGACCGCGCCCGGTGCGTGCTCGCCCCGAACCCGTCCCCGATGACCCTGGACGGCACCAACACCTGGATCGTCGCCGAGCCGGACGCCGACGTGGCCGTCGTCATCGACCCCGGGCCGCTGGACGAGACCCACCTCAAGGCGGTCGTGGACGCCGCCGAGCAGGCCGGGAAGCGGGTCGCCCTCACCCTGCTGACGCACGGTCACCCGGACCACGCCGAGGGAGCGGAACGTTTCGCCGAGCTGACCGGCTCCCCGGTACGGGCCCTGGACCCGGCGCTGCGCCTGGGCGACGAGGGGCTGGCCGCCGGGGACGTGATCACCACCGGTGGCCTGGAGCTGCGGGTCGTACCGACCCCCGGGCACACCGCCGACTCGCTCTCCTTCCACCTCCCGGCCGACGCCGCCGTGCTGACCGGCGACACGATCCTGGGCCGCGGGACCACCGTCGTCGCGCACCCGGACGGCCGGCTGGGCGACTACCTGGACTCGCTGCGGCGGCTGCGGTCCCTGACCGTCGACGACGGCGTCACGACCGTCCTCCCCGGCCACGGGCCCGTACTGAGCGACGCCCAGGGCGCGATCGAGTTCTACCTCGCGCACCGCGCCAACCGGCTGGCGCAGGTCGAGACGGCGGTCGAGGCGGGGTACCGCACGCCCTCGGAGGTCGTCGCGAGCGTGTACGCGGACGTGGACCGCATGCTGTGGCCCGCGGCCGAGCTGTCCGTACGGGCGCAGTTGGACTGTCTCGGGGAGCACGGGCTGATCGAGGGCTGA
- a CDS encoding RidA family protein: MSAVEDRLAELGLKLPQVVPPLAAYQPAVRSGAYVHTSGQLPMVDGALPVTGKVGAEVSPEQAKELAATCALNALAAVKSVVGDLDKIVRVVKVVGFVASAPDFTGQPGVVNGASELLGEVLGDKGVHARSAVGVAVLPIDAPVEVEMQVEVAD, from the coding sequence ATGAGCGCGGTGGAGGACAGGCTCGCCGAGCTCGGCCTGAAGCTGCCGCAGGTCGTGCCGCCGCTGGCGGCGTACCAGCCCGCGGTGCGCTCGGGCGCGTACGTCCACACCTCCGGCCAGTTGCCGATGGTGGACGGCGCGCTGCCGGTCACCGGCAAGGTGGGCGCCGAGGTCAGCCCCGAGCAGGCCAAGGAACTGGCCGCGACCTGCGCGCTCAACGCGCTGGCCGCCGTGAAGTCCGTCGTCGGCGACCTCGACAAGATCGTGCGGGTCGTCAAGGTCGTCGGCTTCGTCGCCTCGGCCCCCGACTTCACCGGCCAGCCGGGCGTCGTCAACGGCGCCAGCGAGCTGCTGGGTGAGGTGCTGGGCGACAAGGGCGTGCACGCCCGTTCCGCGGTCGGTGTGGCCGTGCTGCCGATCGACGCGCCGGTCGAGGTCGAGATGCAGGTCGAGGTCGCGGACTGA
- a CDS encoding DUF4177 domain-containing protein, which translates to MTKWEYVTVPLLVHATKQILDTWGEDGWELVQVVPGPNNPEQLVAYLKREKQA; encoded by the coding sequence ATGACCAAGTGGGAATACGTGACCGTGCCGCTGCTCGTGCACGCGACCAAGCAGATCCTGGACACCTGGGGCGAGGACGGCTGGGAGCTGGTCCAGGTCGTGCCGGGGCCCAACAACCCCGAGCAGTTGGTGGCCTACCTGAAGCGGGAGAAGCAGGCATGA
- a CDS encoding ArsA family ATPase, translating into MTADASLPDDGTAGDAAPSRNTAPPASGHGALHSPAALLEVDPLLDDPGTRIVVCCGSGGVGKTTTAAALGVRAAERGRKAVVLTIDPARRLAQSMGISELDNVPRRVKGIDDSAGGELHAMMLDMKRTFDEIVEAHADAERARAILENPFYQSLSAGFAGTQEYMAMEKLGQLRSRDAWDLIIVDTPPSRSALDFLDAPKRLGSFLDGKFIRVLMAPAKAGGRAGMKFLNVGMSMMTGTLSKIMGGQLLRDVQTFAAAMDTMFGGFRTRADATYRLLQAPGTAFLVVAAPERDALREAAYFVERLAAEQMPLAGLVLNRVHGSGAAQLGAERALAAAEALTDRDRAAAEEPSGDRSENLDGDGIVDLADGKADSRTADGHSPAAADPRTTDDTPSAARLAAGLLRLHAERMHVLARERRTRDRFTALHPEVPVAEIAALAGDVHDLAGLRAIGDRLASQERTDDDTRHAED; encoded by the coding sequence ATGACCGCGGACGCAAGCCTCCCGGACGACGGCACCGCCGGCGACGCCGCGCCGTCCCGGAACACCGCACCGCCCGCCTCCGGGCACGGCGCGCTGCACTCCCCCGCCGCCCTCCTGGAGGTCGACCCGCTGCTCGACGACCCGGGCACCCGCATCGTCGTGTGCTGCGGCTCCGGCGGCGTCGGCAAGACCACGACCGCCGCGGCCCTCGGCGTACGCGCCGCCGAACGCGGCCGCAAGGCCGTCGTGCTGACCATCGACCCGGCCCGCCGGCTCGCGCAGTCGATGGGCATCTCGGAACTGGACAACGTCCCCCGCCGGGTCAAGGGCATCGACGACAGCGCGGGCGGCGAGCTGCACGCCATGATGCTGGACATGAAGCGCACCTTCGACGAGATCGTCGAGGCGCACGCGGACGCCGAGCGGGCCCGCGCCATCCTGGAGAACCCCTTCTACCAGTCCCTGTCGGCCGGTTTCGCGGGCACGCAGGAGTACATGGCCATGGAGAAACTGGGCCAGCTCCGCTCCCGTGACGCCTGGGACCTGATCATCGTGGACACCCCGCCCAGCCGGTCCGCGCTGGACTTCCTGGACGCGCCCAAGCGGCTCGGGTCCTTCCTGGACGGCAAGTTCATCCGGGTGCTGATGGCGCCCGCGAAGGCCGGCGGGCGGGCCGGGATGAAGTTCCTCAATGTCGGCATGTCGATGATGACCGGCACCCTCAGCAAGATCATGGGTGGTCAACTGCTGCGTGACGTACAGACGTTCGCCGCCGCCATGGACACCATGTTCGGCGGCTTCCGTACCCGCGCGGACGCGACGTACCGGCTGCTCCAGGCGCCCGGCACCGCGTTCCTCGTCGTGGCGGCGCCGGAGCGGGACGCGCTGCGCGAGGCCGCGTACTTCGTCGAGCGGCTGGCCGCCGAGCAGATGCCGCTGGCCGGGCTGGTCCTGAACCGGGTGCACGGCAGCGGCGCCGCCCAGCTCGGCGCGGAACGGGCGCTGGCCGCCGCCGAGGCCCTCACGGACCGGGACCGGGCCGCCGCCGAGGAACCGTCCGGCGACCGGTCCGAAAATCTTGACGGCGACGGCATTGTGGATCTAGCGGACGGGAAGGCTGACTCTCGTACCGCCGACGGCCACTCCCCCGCCGCGGCGGACCCACGGACAACGGACGACACCCCGTCGGCAGCACGCCTCGCTGCCGGGCTGCTGCGGCTGCACGCGGAGCGGATGCACGTACTCGCCCGCGAGCGGCGGACGCGCGACCGCTTCACCGCGCTGCATCCCGAGGTCCCGGTGGCGGAGATCGCCGCGCTGGCCGGTGATGTGCACGACCTGGCGGGGCTGCGCGCGATCGGCGACCGCCTCGCCAGCCAGGAACGGACGGACGACGACACCCGGCACGCCGAGGACTGA
- a CDS encoding WhiB family transcriptional regulator, with protein sequence MSWVTDWSTQAACRTTDPDELFVQGAAQNRAKAVCTGCPVRTECLADALDNRVEFGVWGGMTERERRALLRRRPTVTSWRRLLETARTEYERSTGILPVDCEDDETYENTYDNAYGNRYDGTYDDYAAVG encoded by the coding sequence ATGAGCTGGGTAACCGACTGGAGTACACAGGCAGCCTGCCGCACCACCGATCCGGACGAGCTGTTCGTTCAGGGCGCGGCCCAGAACCGGGCCAAGGCGGTCTGCACCGGATGCCCGGTGCGGACGGAGTGCCTGGCCGACGCCCTGGACAACCGCGTGGAGTTCGGAGTCTGGGGCGGCATGACCGAGCGCGAGCGGAGGGCGCTGCTGCGCCGCCGCCCGACCGTCACCTCGTGGCGCCGGCTGCTGGAGACGGCGCGTACGGAATACGAGCGCAGCACCGGCATCCTGCCCGTGGACTGTGAGGACGACGAGACGTACGAGAACACCTACGACAACGCGTACGGCAACCGCTACGACGGTACGTACGACGACTACGCCGCAGTCGGTTAG
- a CDS encoding transglycosylase domain-containing protein, whose protein sequence is MGKKRDGGGLTKTQQAAKFLGVSVLAGAVLAGLALPAAGALGLAAKGSVEGFDEIPANLKTPPLSQRTTILDANGGEIAKVYSRDRTVVDLKEMSPYVQKAIVAIEDARFYQHGAIDLKGILRAVNKNARSGGVSEGASTLTQQYVKNVFIEEAGDDPDKVAQATQQTIGRKVKELKYAIQVEEELGKQKILQNYLNITFFGQQAYGVEAASQRYFSKHAKDLTLDESALLAGIVQSPSRYDPVNDPKEAQRRRNTVLQRMADTKAVTQAEADAAAKKPIKLDVSRPKNGCITAGSGAGFFCDYVREVLLNDQAFGKTRKERSKRWNQGGLTIRTTLDPQTQKSIQSAVTGQVYANDPVATAATIVQPGTGKILGMGQSRPYGFGQNQTQMNLSVDQKMGGGAGYQPGSTFKPVIAAAALEAGKGPDQSYSSPYKMQYPSPVPTCTGQWTGNFPVSNENTSEVGPYSMKEATAKSVNTYFVQLISDIGICPVTNMADKMGIKRSNGKPVEQSPAIALGSPEVSPLTMANAYATFANEGIHCTPVAIESITDTTGKALTVPKTSCHRAMSQQTAKTINALLKGVVEDGTGKQAGLQGRDSAGKTGTTDSRYAAWFTGYTPNMAGAVWVGDPAHKRRMFDITIGGTFHDKVYGADTPGPIWREAMSGALSGRPAPSLPTVPLGDSDKGDGKGGGGGGRHDRPGGGGGNGGGHGRGDGKPGGGWHIPGFPELFGGTGG, encoded by the coding sequence ATGGGTAAGAAGCGCGACGGCGGGGGTCTGACCAAGACCCAGCAGGCCGCTAAATTCCTGGGTGTCAGCGTCCTGGCCGGAGCGGTGCTGGCGGGCCTGGCCCTTCCGGCCGCCGGCGCGCTGGGCCTCGCGGCGAAGGGATCGGTCGAAGGTTTCGACGAGATCCCCGCCAATCTGAAGACTCCACCGCTGAGCCAGCGGACCACCATCCTCGACGCGAACGGCGGCGAGATCGCCAAGGTCTACTCGCGCGACCGCACCGTGGTCGACCTCAAGGAGATGTCGCCGTACGTCCAGAAGGCGATCGTCGCCATCGAGGACGCGCGCTTCTACCAGCACGGCGCGATCGACCTCAAGGGCATCCTGCGGGCGGTCAACAAGAACGCGCGGTCCGGCGGCGTCTCCGAGGGCGCCTCGACGCTGACGCAGCAGTACGTGAAGAACGTCTTCATCGAGGAGGCCGGCGACGACCCCGACAAGGTCGCCCAGGCCACCCAGCAGACCATCGGCCGCAAGGTCAAGGAGCTGAAGTACGCGATCCAGGTCGAGGAGGAACTGGGCAAGCAGAAGATCCTGCAGAACTACCTGAACATCACCTTCTTCGGGCAGCAGGCGTACGGCGTCGAGGCCGCGTCCCAGCGGTATTTCAGCAAGCACGCCAAGGACCTGACGCTGGACGAGTCCGCGCTGCTGGCGGGCATCGTGCAGTCGCCGAGCCGGTACGACCCGGTCAACGACCCGAAGGAGGCGCAGCGCCGCCGTAACACCGTGCTGCAGCGGATGGCCGACACGAAGGCCGTCACCCAGGCCGAGGCGGACGCCGCCGCCAAGAAGCCGATCAAGCTGGACGTCAGCCGCCCCAAGAACGGCTGCATCACGGCCGGTTCGGGCGCCGGGTTCTTCTGCGACTACGTACGCGAGGTGCTGCTGAACGATCAGGCGTTCGGCAAGACCCGCAAGGAACGCAGCAAGCGCTGGAACCAGGGCGGCCTGACGATCCGTACGACGCTCGACCCGCAGACCCAGAAGTCGATCCAGTCGGCCGTCACCGGCCAGGTCTACGCCAACGACCCGGTCGCCACCGCGGCGACGATCGTCCAGCCCGGCACCGGAAAGATCCTGGGCATGGGCCAGTCACGTCCGTACGGCTTCGGTCAGAACCAGACCCAGATGAATCTGTCCGTCGACCAGAAGATGGGCGGCGGCGCGGGTTACCAGCCCGGCTCGACGTTCAAGCCGGTGATCGCGGCGGCGGCCCTGGAGGCCGGCAAGGGCCCGGACCAGTCGTACTCGTCGCCGTACAAGATGCAGTACCCGAGCCCGGTCCCGACCTGCACCGGACAGTGGACGGGCAACTTCCCGGTCTCGAACGAGAACACCTCCGAGGTCGGCCCGTACAGCATGAAGGAGGCGACCGCCAAGTCGGTCAACACCTACTTCGTGCAGTTGATCAGCGACATCGGGATCTGCCCGGTGACCAATATGGCCGACAAGATGGGCATCAAACGCTCCAACGGCAAGCCGGTGGAGCAGAGCCCCGCCATCGCGCTGGGCTCCCCCGAGGTCTCCCCGCTGACCATGGCCAACGCCTACGCGACCTTCGCCAACGAGGGCATCCACTGCACCCCGGTGGCCATCGAGTCGATCACCGACACGACCGGCAAGGCGCTGACCGTACCGAAGACCAGTTGTCACCGCGCGATGTCCCAGCAGACCGCCAAGACCATCAACGCGCTGCTCAAGGGCGTCGTCGAGGACGGCACCGGCAAGCAAGCCGGTCTCCAGGGCCGGGACAGCGCGGGTAAGACCGGCACCACCGACAGCCGGTACGCGGCCTGGTTCACCGGTTACACCCCGAACATGGCCGGCGCGGTCTGGGTGGGTGACCCGGCTCACAAGCGGCGGATGTTCGACATCACCATCGGCGGCACCTTCCACGACAAGGTGTACGGGGCGGACACCCCGGGCCCGATCTGGCGCGAGGCGATGTCGGGCGCCCTGTCCGGCCGGCCCGCGCCGTCCCTGCCCACCGTCCCGCTCGGCGACTCCGACAAGGGCGACGGCAAGGGCGGCGGTGGCGGCGGCCGCCACGACCGGCCCGGCGGCGGAGGCGGGAACGGCGGCGGCCACGGCCGCGGTGACGGCAAGCCGGGTGGCGGCTGGCACATTCCCGGGTTCCCCGAGCTGTTCGGGGGGACCGGGGGCTGA